Genomic segment of Thermodesulfobacteriota bacterium:
ATAAATTTCGTCTACTTCGACTTTAGGACCGGATGGCAGATGGGCTTGTCGGAGTCAAAGGCTTTAAACATGTACAGACAGAACTATTGCGGATGCATATTCAGCGAAAAAGAAAGGCACGGAATTTGAGTTTTGTCTTAGGCTGCATTATATAGATCTTGGAGGTTGATATGGGAGGGATAGGTAAGATCCTTATCTTTGCAGGGCTTATGCTCGTACTTTTAGGCATAATCTTCGCCTTGGGAGAAAAAATCCCTTATATTGGAAAGCTTCCAGGAGATATTCACATAAAAAAGGAACGTTTCTCTTTTTACTTTCCGCTTACAACGAGCCTTCTTATTAGCCTCATCCTTACGATCATCTTTTCCATATTGAAGAGGTAGACCGGATCAAAAATGCCAATTCCCGCTTCATCTTAAAGGATCATGACCTTCAAAAAGGTACCTCTTGATTTTATTGGTCGTTGTTTTAGGGAACTCCTCGAACCTTAATGAGAAGCTTCTTATTCTTTTGTAATCCGCAAGACCTTTTGAAACCGTCTCAATTTCCCTCCTTATCACCTCTTTTAACACCTTTTCCCTTTCTTCTTTTTCCGAAAAATCTCCAAGCCTGTCTTTCACTACTTCCTCATCAGGGAAGATTATCGCATGAAGCTCCTCTTTTTGATCTCTCTTTTTTAGTAAGACGAGGGCTTCTTTAACGTACGGCGACTTACATAGGATATTTTCTATCTCTTCCGGATAAATGGTTAGCCCTCCTTTAGTAACTATTGCAGATTTTTTCCGGCCTACTATGAAAAGGTAGCCATCTTTGTCCAAAAAACCGAGGTCTCCGGTTCGGAGATAATTCTCCATGAGAAAAACTTCCTTATTCGCCTCATCATTACGGTAATATCCTTTCATCACGTTTTCGCCTCGAATTACGATCTCTCCAACTCCATCATGCCCTGGAGCCCAAATCCGCACCTCCACACCGGGAAGCGGGATTCCGCAACTACCAACCTTTGGTTTATCGGGCGGATTCAAGGAAACAACAGGTGATGCTTCTGTAAGGCCATATCCTTGGATTACTTTAAAACCTAATCTTCTCATCTTGATCTCAACATCCTCAGGAAGATGGGCACCCCCGGAAACAAAAAATCTAAGCCGCCTAAGGCCCATGCTCTTTTTAATGCCCACCTGCACCAATTTTTTTAAACCCGGAGTTCTCAAAGCGAGAGTTATGAAAAGTCTTTTAACCGGAGAAGACAATTCAATCCGCCTCTCGATACCGCGTAAGAGTTTCTCCAAAAAGAGAGGGACAGCAAGAATTATGGTGGGTTTGGCACGAGACAGGTCCTCCAATAGTTCTTTCGGCTTTAGCGAAGAGGCGTAAGCGATGGAGGCACCCGCTGCTAGAGGAAGCAAATTTCCCGCAACGAGTTCATAAGCATGAGAGATTGGTAGTATTGAGAAGAATCTATCATCCTCACCCACCTTTACCATCGAGAGGATCGATCTTATATTGGATAGGACATTCCTGTGCGAAAGGAGGATCCCTTTCTGAGTACCTGTTGTGCCAGAGGTGTAAAATAGTATTGCCGGATCTTCAGGATCCGGCTTTTCTTCTAACGACAAATTGTAAGTGTTTTTCTCTTTCTTATCGATGAGATCTAAAAACTGGTCACGGTCGAGATCGACAATCTCTACCATTCTCTCCGCTACCATATCTGCTATCTGTCTTATAAACCTTCTTTCCGTGAAAAGAACTCTTATATCAGAATGGTCTATTATGCCCTTAATCTCAAAAAAACCGAGTCTTGTGTCAAGAGGCACACAGATCGCCCCAACACTTTGGATCCCAAAGAACGAAATCAGCCACATGGGCCCGTTTTCGCCTAAAATTCCCACCCTTTCCCCTTTTTGGACGTTCAGTCTCTTCAAGTAAAGACCAACCTTATCCGACAAGTTCTTTAACCGTCCGTAAGTAAAGAAATCCCCCTTTACGAGGGCAACACGCTCTCCGTTCTCTTTTGCTCTAAGCTCGAGAAGGGAATTTAAGGTTAAGGCTAAATAAGGGAGGTTCGAGCTTTTCACTTTTAAAGATTTAAGCTTTTTTGTAAAGTCCGCCTATATACTTATTTTATGATCTCTATCTTTTGACGAATAGACGATTTCTCTCAAAGCTGAAAATCGAGCCTTTCGAAATCTACCTAGTGCCATTCCCATTCTATGAATGGCTTTTTTAAATCCTCCAAGGCATTTACTATCAATTCCGCAATCCCACCATAAAATATTCCGCACAACTCGTTTGTCTTGAAAGAATTAAAAAGGTCTCTTAGCTGTCCTTTACAGTTAGAGCACGGAGCGCACACATATTTCTTGACATCCGGGGAAATTACATCTTGGAACACTTCTAAGATCTGTTTTAACTTCATCCTTCCTGAGACAGAGCTTCTCCAGGACGGGAAGTTCATGGACTGGATTATGGCAAAACCGCTCCCACCACCGCAGCAGTAATTGTGTATCCCATGCGGTTCCATCTCCCTGAAGTCAGGACAGATCCTTCGGAGTATCTCCCTTTGAGGTTCGACGATGCCCATGAGTCTTACAACATTACAAGGGTCGTGGAGTGTGACTGGAAAGTTATTCTTTTTGGGATCGACTTTCAGCTTTCCTTTAACAATCAGATCCCTAAGTAGTGGTAAAGCGCTTTCCCTTGGAATGTTCATATCTCCCGTAAGCACCCTGTCGGCGACAACTACAAGCGCCTTATGAGCATGCCCGCACTCGCCAACATTTATCTTTTTAACTTTGAGTTTTTTTGCAACTTCGATGTGCCTTATTGCAATCCTTGCGAACTGAATATCATCGTACCAAAGTCCGTAATTAACAGCGTCGTACCCCATAAGGTCGCTAGATAGAGTCCAATCTATATTTGCAAGATCGAAGATTATGGCAAACGCTTCAACATTTTCTGGCCATGAAAGATACTCACCTGCGTTGTGTATGAGTAAAACCTCTGCCCCTTCCTTGTCAACTGGGATCTTTATCTTTTTTCCCAACTTTTCTTCTATGTCGCTTTCTATAAATTCGATGATGTTCTTCAATGCCTTTGGAGTTATACCGGTTGAGGAACCGACCTTGAGTTGTTGAACAGTTCCTAGTTCATGCAATTCTTTTGGGGCAAGTCCCAGTTCCTGACTCAAAAGTTTTCTTATTTCACGCGAGATAAGACCGTTGTCAACCCCCAACGGACAGGCCATAGCGCACCTTCTGCAAAGTGTACATCGATAGGCAAGTTCTCCCAATCTCGCGATTGTTTGCCAGTTGAGTTCCAGATCACACCCAGAAAGCTTAAGAACCACACTGCTTCTTTTCTTCACGTACCTTTCTACTAATCTTCTTAAAATCTCTCCCCTTAGGGTCGGTCTGTAAATTTCTTTTTTTCCTGAGGCTATATATACTGGGCAATGGTCGTTACAAAGCTGACATCTCACGCAGTACTCGAGGGAATGATAAAGAGGCATAAGGAATGTCCAGTTATTCTCGGGGGTCAGAAGTTTTTGAAGACCATTTATGAATTTCCTTACAATCTCCTCTTCTTCTTTTCTGTCCTTTGGCATTCTTATTCCGAGTGCAGATATTCCGTCAAGGGATGAATCGAAAGTTTTGAGCTGATCTTCGGTTAACCCTTGAATATCTGGTTCAAGATCTCTTCTATTGTAGGGATACGGAAGGTCAATAAGGTCTTCCTTTTTGATCTTGAGTAATCTTTCCTTCTTTTTTGAAAAATCGCTTATCCTCATCAAGACTATACCCTTGCCAAATCAACCCAACTTTTGCCCTTATCAATGTGTGGAGCAGACCACGTAACCTTCTTTTCAAGAAGGCGCGCAACTTTTCTTTCCAGACTGCTTCCCGGTATGTTTGGCTCGTCATCCCATCGGATGAAAAAGAAGGCAAAAAACCTTGTGATGTAGTGGAGCCAGCGGGTGTACGGAAGGTAAAGAAGGAAAAGATCGTAAACCATTATGTGGATTGCTGTCCACAAACCAACACGGCTAAAATCGAAACTTAAAAGTCCCGCCCAAAATAGTCTATATTCTTCAAGTTTTGGGTCCGTAAAGAACCATGAGTAGAAACCGGTAAAGAAAAGAAGAAACGTCACGCCATAAGTGATGTAGTGTAGTAGGACGGCATACTCCCTTAAACTTTTGTCGAAAACCCGGTTTAAAAAGATAAGTACAGAACCGACCATGCCAGTTAAAAAGCTCAAAACCCCAATAATTAAAGTCATGTGGTAAAGAAAAGTTCCTACAATGGACGGTGAACTGTCCGAAACCTGTCCTCCTCGGATGATGTATAGTCCACTGATAAAACAGAGGAATTCAAAAAACATGGTAAGGATGAATCCCATATGCCAGGGATATAGTCCCAACCAGTAAAGGAACTTTCCCTTTGCATAATCTGAAAGAATGAAATAGTCCTTGAGAAGGAAAAAAAATCCACGAAGATACTTTTTCTTCCTTTTTTTTAACCACCAGTCCTTTTCTTCGAGGTAGGAGCTGGCGGATGGGTATTTTTCTTCATGTATGACAGGATAGAGTTCCCATCTAAGATGGACCGGCATCTTAAGGTATTTTGCCAGTCTTACAATGTAGACGTGGATTAAGAAAAGATGGGCGAAATAAGTAAATAAGGCTAAAAAAGTCTCCAATTTGTGCTACACACACCCTGTCGGTTTTGGTAAGCCCGCGATCTTACACGCACCCTTGGCAGGGCCAGATGGGAAAAGTTCATATATCTTTTTGAGGTCAAAGCCCGTTTGCTTACAAAGCATTCTGATTGGCGGGGCTATTTCGAATTTCAGATAGTACTCCCTCAGATAGTTAACCACCTTCCAGTGATCTTCTGTAAGAGGATAGGCATTCTCTATCTTTGCCAGATCTTCTGCTACCTCTTTATTCCACTTTTCAGGTTCCTGAATGAAACCATCCTCATCAACTTCAATCTCAATTCCTCCCAAAATCGCCTTCGGCATACGCAACCTCCTTTCTTATATGGATGTTTATGAATTTCGGCGTTTCATAGTGAAAGTTATGCAATTCTCTAACTACTTTTTGCCTCTTCTAAAATATAACTACTGGACCCTCTTTCTTTCAACTTCCCACAAAGATTGACAAAATTTTTAGCCCAGACTGGAAGTCCGATCCCGTGAACATGAGTATAGGAAGCAAACGCGTTTTTGTATAGAATTCCATCACTCAGCCCATAACCCCCCCTCCCCCTCCTCATTCTTAACACAAATTTAACGGTACTTTTGAGTTTTAAGGCTGAATGATGGAATTCGTGGCCTCTAATAATTAGTCCTTTAGGATAAAAAGGATTTTCTTCCACTACCTCAGCCTCCACATAGCCATGCCCTTCCGGTCTTTTTCTTAAGAAAACGTCGGCTGGTATTATACCAGCCATCTTAACCCTCAAACCTTTGTAAGAGACATGGTCGCACAGATACATAAGACCGCCACATTCCGCATAAAGAGGTTTTCCCTCTTCTACAAAGTTAGCCACATCTTCCATAAGGGTTCTATTCGAAGAAAGCTCTCTTAGATATAGTTCTGGGAATCCCCCACCAATATAAATCCCGTCAACATCTGGAAGTCTTTTGTCTAAGATGGAATTGATAAACACTAGTTCCGCCCCTTCACTCGTGAGAGATTCCAAATTTTCAGGATAGTAGAAATGGAAAACGCTATCGTAAAAGACACCTATGCGAACCACGTTTCTTTTAGGATGTTTTCTTTCATCCTTTAAAGATGGCACACTCATAGGGGGAGCCTTTTTCGCAATCTCTATTATTCCCTCAATATCGAGATGGGGCTCAAGAAACGATGCGATCTTTTCCAATATCAAAAGATTTCTTTCCCTTTCTGGAAAGGGAATGAGACCCAAATGTCTCTCACCGATTAGCAAACTTTCCTCTTTGGGAATCACGCCCACAACTGGAAGCCCGCAATACTTTTCTATCGCTTTTATGAGTTTTTGGGTGTGTCTTTCGCCTGCCACCCTGTTCAGTATAACTCCACAGAACATCGTTTCTGGCTCGAAATTTCTATAACCCTCAATAAGGGCTGCCACACTCCTCGCCATCTTATGAGTGTTCACAACGAAGATTAGAGGGGCTTTTAAGATCCTTGCGATATGAGCCGTGCTTCCACTACCATCGTCACTCACACTGTCATAAAGCCCCATGTTACCTTCTACCAGTGCAAGATCAGCACGTCCAGCATAAGTAACAAACTGCCGAATTAGCCTTTTTTTCCCCATTAGGTAAAGAT
This window contains:
- a CDS encoding TusE/DsrC/DsvC family sulfur relay protein, which codes for MPKAILGGIEIEVDEDGFIQEPEKWNKEVAEDLAKIENAYPLTEDHWKVVNYLREYYLKFEIAPPIRMLCKQTGFDLKKIYELFPSGPAKGACKIAGLPKPTGCV
- a CDS encoding (Fe-S)-binding protein; the protein is MRISDFSKKKERLLKIKKEDLIDLPYPYNRRDLEPDIQGLTEDQLKTFDSSLDGISALGIRMPKDRKEEEEIVRKFINGLQKLLTPENNWTFLMPLYHSLEYCVRCQLCNDHCPVYIASGKKEIYRPTLRGEILRRLVERYVKKRSSVVLKLSGCDLELNWQTIARLGELAYRCTLCRRCAMACPLGVDNGLISREIRKLLSQELGLAPKELHELGTVQQLKVGSSTGITPKALKNIIEFIESDIEEKLGKKIKIPVDKEGAEVLLIHNAGEYLSWPENVEAFAIIFDLANIDWTLSSDLMGYDAVNYGLWYDDIQFARIAIRHIEVAKKLKVKKINVGECGHAHKALVVVADRVLTGDMNIPRESALPLLRDLIVKGKLKVDPKKNNFPVTLHDPCNVVRLMGIVEPQREILRRICPDFREMEPHGIHNYCCGGGSGFAIIQSMNFPSWRSSVSGRMKLKQILEVFQDVISPDVKKYVCAPCSNCKGQLRDLFNSFKTNELCGIFYGGIAELIVNALEDLKKPFIEWEWH
- a CDS encoding AMP-binding protein; amino-acid sequence: MKSSNLPYLALTLNSLLELRAKENGERVALVKGDFFTYGRLKNLSDKVGLYLKRLNVQKGERVGILGENGPMWLISFFGIQSVGAICVPLDTRLGFFEIKGIIDHSDIRVLFTERRFIRQIADMVAERMVEIVDLDRDQFLDLIDKKEKNTYNLSLEEKPDPEDPAILFYTSGTTGTQKGILLSHRNVLSNIRSILSMVKVGEDDRFFSILPISHAYELVAGNLLPLAAGASIAYASSLKPKELLEDLSRAKPTIILAVPLFLEKLLRGIERRIELSSPVKRLFITLALRTPGLKKLVQVGIKKSMGLRRLRFFVSGGAHLPEDVEIKMRRLGFKVIQGYGLTEASPVVSLNPPDKPKVGSCGIPLPGVEVRIWAPGHDGVGEIVIRGENVMKGYYRNDEANKEVFLMENYLRTGDLGFLDKDGYLFIVGRKKSAIVTKGGLTIYPEEIENILCKSPYVKEALVLLKKRDQKEELHAIIFPDEEVVKDRLGDFSEKEEREKVLKEVIRREIETVSKGLADYKRIRSFSLRFEEFPKTTTNKIKRYLFEGHDPLR
- a CDS encoding DUF2905 domain-containing protein; this encodes MGGIGKILIFAGLMLVLLGIIFALGEKIPYIGKLPGDIHIKKERFSFYFPLTTSLLISLILTIIFSILKR
- the cobB gene encoding hydrogenobyrinic acid a,c-diamide synthase (glutamine-hydrolyzing) → MSEKKPLPRLVFGSASGQAGKTTITCGISILLKRRGINVQVFKKGPDYIDPTWLKAASGNPCRNLDLYLMGKKRLIRQFVTYAGRADLALVEGNMGLYDSVSDDGSGSTAHIARILKAPLIFVVNTHKMARSVAALIEGYRNFEPETMFCGVILNRVAGERHTQKLIKAIEKYCGLPVVGVIPKEESLLIGERHLGLIPFPERERNLLILEKIASFLEPHLDIEGIIEIAKKAPPMSVPSLKDERKHPKRNVVRIGVFYDSVFHFYYPENLESLTSEGAELVFINSILDKRLPDVDGIYIGGGFPELYLRELSSNRTLMEDVANFVEEGKPLYAECGGLMYLCDHVSYKGLRVKMAGIIPADVFLRKRPEGHGYVEAEVVEENPFYPKGLIIRGHEFHHSALKLKSTVKFVLRMRRGRGGYGLSDGILYKNAFASYTHVHGIGLPVWAKNFVNLCGKLKERGSSSYILEEAKSS